AGCCTTGGATTAGAAGATGCCCCAGATCCATATCAGTAGCAAGAGTGAACCCTTTGGACAGTGCCATTATTTTAGCTTCCTGTAATGACTCTTGACTGTATATAGGATTGGTGTTAGCACCGTAAACGTTGCATATCTGCAACAGCGTTGACTTGTCTTACATCATAGGGAAGGAAAACGTGATGCCGACTGGCAGAAATTCTTCGTCATAGCCTTCCGGGAAACTCTTTTTATTGCTCATCACATCAATAATGCAACTTCCAATCCAGTTGAAGATCTTTTGTGGATGTTCCTTTTTAAGATCTTCGTCGATATACCAAGACTTTTCGAAGGACTTATGAAGCCGACTCCTATTTGAAGCATCCTTGCCGCTCTCAGCCACGCCATCATGATCTCCCTCCTTACTTGTGTCGAGAAATTCGATGATGCCTACTCGGAGATTTGTTCCTCCAATGTCGACGGCTAGGCACTTCCCTGTCTGATGTCCTGTCGACATGTTCTGCTTCAAAAGCGGTGTTGGAATGAACTGATCCGATGAAGTCATTGCTAGGCTACGAAAAGTAAGCCACAAATCTCTGGCTAGTGACCAAGGTTCCAAAGAATCGGGTGGCTCGACAGGGAATTGGTCTAAGAATGACTCTAGCGACGTGCTTTCGGATCCCATTTTGAAGTTGGTTTGCGCTCTTTGTTGGTAAGTTTTCGAAGTGGACGTGGGTAAGTGATGAAGTAAATCAGCTACTTTTAATAGCACAGTCACTTTTATGGCTGAATGTTATTGAAATATCCGAAAATTGTCCCCAGAGCTTGACAAGATATGTATCAAGTGGCTTAATAGTCGTCAAAGGTTTCACTGAGGTCGTCTTGGTGAGGAGGGGAAGCAGCTCAATTGGCGGCTGAATGCGCCTTAGACCCTCTAGCTATGACAAACTACTAACACAAGCTCTAATAAAGAGGCACTGCCTTAGCCGTCTTCGCATTCTTGGCAACGGGCGATAGCTCAACAATTATTTTCTTGAACTAGATTGTGGAACATAAGTAAGAAATTAGTACTATGAAGAGTCAATAGTATCAAAGGCCCCATCTCACCCGCTATTCCCCGGCTGTAACATTTCATCTGAACGCCTCTCCCGTCAGAGAGAACCTAGCCTAGAGATTGGAGCACAGCCAGCGGGCCACCCCAGGTAAAGGGCGCTGACAAAGTCCGCGATTCCCCGCTTACATAGTCTGCTGAACAATGGACTTGCTTAATGAGGTTGTCTGACTCGTGACCACTCCCAATAAGCTACGTGCATGAGCAGTCAAGACAGACCATGTTGGCTTACCTTTCGGAATGAAATTTCGGAACGGAACAAGTTCCTCACTCTGCCAAGTAGATATCTCCATATGCCGACAAGAACCAGGGCGGTACTTGGTTTCTGGCTCCTAGCGGAGAAGCTGCCGACTTGAAATTAGAGTGGCCCGAGTATAAACACAAAACAGACTCGTGCCTGGCTTAAGCTGTTCCGTGGAGGTCGGAATAGACGAGTATCCGACATTCAAAGCGCCAGGTGGCTCGATAGTGTCAATGAGCGAAGATTCTAACTTTAGACTCTATGCTTAGAAGGTCGCCAAATTTTCAAGAAAAGGACATTGAATTGCCGAGCAAGGCTATTACCATGGGAGTGTGCATGATGCTAGATGCAGGGGAAGTCATTATTGCCACTAGCTTACATTCAGCTCGTATCATAGAGATTTGTATCGGACACGGGGTCGACCATTGTGGACTGCTAGTACCCTGCAGCTTCACAAATGCTCTATAATAGTGGCCGATAACTATGCAACAGAGGAGCTAAAGACGAAAACAGATGGATCTCATTCAGCTTATATACAGCTGAATTTTTAGGTATGAGCTATACAGACTTAATATTCGACATTTAAAGATTTAAgatatcttcttttctttctacCTATATAGAGATTATACTTATTGTAGCTGCAACTAAGACTAATGATTAAGAACTAATATAACTATAAATTTAGATGTATCGAAGAGAGGTATACGATGCTAATTTTTTCACTAATCATGGCGCCCTGACGTTCCAATAGTCAATCTCTTTCTCATGCCACAGTGGGACCTGATAGTTATGGAATGCCTAACCACTTAGCTCTTAGAATCTCCAGTAAATGCCAACGGACGCTTGACCCCCCAAGTCGTCGATGGCGAGAACCTCCAAGCACCCTGATGCTTCCTTTCAAACCAATAGTGCACAAGAAGCCTCACCGGCCCGGGAACTTCGGGCCAGTCGCCCGCTCCTTCAAACTCTCCATCAGAACTTCCAAAGACGATGGGAAAAATGATGGACTAACAAGTCAGCTTACTTTTCATGGGTAGCCACAATGGAAAACATGCTCACCTTGTCTCCTTTCCGCATCTCCAGATCGAACACGTTCCAGGCGTCCCTCAAAGCTTTCCCGTCGTATGCTGTTAGATCCAGAAGCGTCTGGATCTCTTCTGTGAGATGCTGACTCAAAATCTTGCCGAAACCGTCGATTGAAGCTCTCATTTCCTTGCCGTCGTAGCTTTCGGGTTTGCAATTATTCAACCATGTCTCAAACTCTGCCAGCCCGGAGTCGAAAGCGTGATGTTGAGCGACATTACGCTCCATCAGGCCCTTTTCACCTGTAATCTTCTCTATTTGAGGAAAAAACAAATCTTCCTCGCCTTGGTGATGCTCGCGAATCCATTGGCACCAGAATTGTGCGTATTTCAGCAGGTCGGCGATGTCGATGGAGGCGGAGACGTGGATGCATTGCTGATAGATGCTGTTTAGAGCTCGAATCATGCCATTGTGCGCAAATGCCATTTCTCGAGCGACGTATACGGATCCATGGACTTTGGAGAGGTCCACACCGCGGCCAGGTATAGAGATAAGGGTGAAAGGCTCATCAGCCCAAGGTGCAGCCATCGTGGAAGATGTAAGAAGAGAAACTATGGTTCAAAACGGGTTCTAGACAGTGAGATAATTATCGACGTGTGACAATTGGGATAAGATTACATgaattgaaaagaaaatgggaATTCATGTCAAGCTGAGTGGAATTACGTCGTGTTATATAGCATTCGTTGTGAGGCGGTTCGTTTAGGGCTGACTGCGCTGTAAGAACCTTTGAAGCTTGCAAAGTGCCGTGATTGGACTAGGATGCGCTAGGACAAAGCCAATATAGGAATCAATATTCGTATCAGCGGGTGAGCTTGTTCAGCTGCATCTCCGTCCCACAGTGTTGTGCTTGCATGACTCTTGCTCTTCGGGCCACAACTATGGCGCAGCAATAAACCCGCAATCGCTATTGC
The sequence above is drawn from the Trichoderma breve strain T069 chromosome 5, whole genome shotgun sequence genome and encodes:
- a CDS encoding hemerythrin HHE cation binding domain-containing protein, translating into MAAPWADEPFTLISIPGRGVDLSKVHGSVYVAREMAFAHNGMIRALNSIYQQCIHVSASIDIADLLKYAQFWCQWIREHHQGEEDLFFPQIEKITGEKGLMERNVAQHHAFDSGLAEFETWLNNCKPESYDGKEMRASIDGFGKILSQHLTEEIQTLLDLTAYDGKALRDAWNVFDLEMRKGDKSIIFPIVFGSSDGEFEGAGDWPEVPGPVRLLVHYWFERKHQGAWRFSPSTTWGVKRPLAFTGDSKS